A genomic window from Vigna radiata var. radiata cultivar VC1973A chromosome 2, Vradiata_ver6, whole genome shotgun sequence includes:
- the LOC111240552 gene encoding uncharacterized protein LOC111240552 — translation MGGSRGGSSRGFVGSPMCHCGEFVVVRVAKTVKNKGKQLWGCPNYKRTRNEEFQGCNIFKWRNEDNVDDAGSTIARQRRKINSLEKCVIGYQKREKMLTWMLCFMGFINIILLCILFKSP, via the exons ATGGGAGGCTCTCGTGGTGGTTCATCCAGAGGATTCGTTGGAAGCCCAATGTGCCATTGTGGGGAGTTTGTTGTGGTGAGAGTGGCAAAAACAGTTAAGAACAAGGGAAAACAATTATGGGGTTGTCCTAATTACAAG CGGACAAGAAATGAAGAATTTCAAGGATGCAATATCTTTAAGTGGCGTAATGAAGATAATGTAGATGATGCTGGTAGTACTATTGCTaggcaaaggagaaagattaatAGCTTGGAGAAATGTGTTATAGGTTATCAAAAAAGGGAGAAGATGTTAACATGGATGTTATGTTTTATGGGGTTCATTAACATCATTCTTCtatgtattttgtttaaaagtCCATGA
- the LOC106780221 gene encoding QWRF motif-containing protein 3, which produces MKSDSNGSVSPYSPKPRTRIVNSRFMSPNSTASPEPGSGSPLGRFNRLARKDSTTLADHIDNERLKEREERHQQNKKSANKTVSVFSALTKQRSCREFRNNSNCLEENDQDRDVVGRTTAISPSLSPLVKKPSSYFDPARHSLDENTFKRSFLCAKNSIDSESENMSLNSVPLERTPSSRKLGREVSSKYMTACGRRGEASDSDPLSFDDSWMMKKNMTEKAVKKANSFIGYMSSKSQWALSPGRSGSPPLSFESKDNKDKPLSFSNLKPPHKRVEKILSMGFDLFRTKKSHSTSEVVHQFRLLYNRLIQWRFANARAYTVNHSMSLQAQSNLINVWDGLTKLRHSVMQKKIQVEREKLKMKLNFVLHSQMKLLETWGCMERQHLAAITTMRECLHYVICKVPLLDGAKVDISLVSIGERYASDLTDSIVAVLSNFLPLAYKTSELISKLARIVAEEKLLLQEFNDVFHDICVLELKERSLVCSLIQLEC; this is translated from the exons atgaAGAGCGATTCCAATGGCTCTGTCTCTCCTTATTCTCCCAAACCCAGAACCCGTATCGTCAATTCTCGGTTCATGTCTCCAAACTCGACCGCTTCGCCTGAACCTGGTTCAGGCTCCCCGCTCGGCCGGTTCAACCGATTGGCGAGGAAAGACTCTACCACTCTCGCGGATCACATTGACAACGAGAGGCTCAAAGAAAGAGAAGAACGCCACCAGCAGAATAAGAAATCCGCAAACAAAACAGTCTCTGTTTTTTCTGCTCTCACGAAACAGAGAAGCTGCAGGGAGTTCAGAAACAACAGCAATTGCTTAGAAGAAAACGATCAAGATCGAGACGTGGTTGGTAGGACAACAGCAATTTCTCCATCTCTTTCTCCCCTGGTGAAGAAACCAAGTTCTTATTTTGATCCAGCGAGACACTCTCTAGATGAGAACACCTTTAAAAGGAGCTTTCTTTGTGCTAAGAACTCAATTGATTCGGAATCGGAAAATATGAGTTTGAATTCTGTTCCTCTGGAAAGAACACCGAGTTCAAGGAAATTGGGTAGGGAGGTTTCTTCTAAGTACATGACAGCGTGTGGCAGAAGAGGAGAAGCTTCTGATTCAGACCCTTTGTCTTTTGATGATTCatggatgatgaagaagaatatgACCGAGAAAGCGGTGAAGAAGGCTAACTCGTTTATCGGGTACATGAGTTCCAAATCTCAGTGGGCATTGTCTCCAGGGAGATCAGGATCACCACCTTTGTCTTTCGAAAGCAAGGATAATAAGGATAAGCCATTGTCGTTTTCGAACTTGAAGCCTCCACACAAGCGAGTGGAGAAGATTCTGAGCATGGGTTTTGATCTCTTCAGGACTAAGAAATCGCATTCTACGAGTGAGGTGGTTCATCAGTTTCGTCTGCTTTATAACCGGTTGATTCAATGGCGGTTCGCAAATGCTAGAGCTTACACTGTGAATCACTCCATGTCTCTTCAGGCTCAG AGCAATTTGATAAATGTTTGGGATGGTTTGACGAAGTTGCGACATTCGGTGATGCAAAAGAAGATACaggttgagagagaaaaactCAAGATGAAGCTAAATTTTGTATTGCATTCTCAG ATGAAGTTGTTGGAAACATGGGGATGCATGGAGAGACAACATTTAGCAGCAATTACCACAATGAGAGAGTGTTTGCATTATGTTATCTGCAAAGTTCCTCTATTGGATGGGGCAAAG GTGGATATATCATTAGTATCTATTGGTGAGCGTTATGCATCTGATCTAACAGATTCCATCGTGGCAGTGTTATCTAATTTTTTACCTTTG GCTTATAAAACATCTGAGTTGATATCAAAGTTAGCCAGAATTGTCGCGGAAGAGAAGTTGCTCTTACAAGAATTTAATGATGTCTTCCATGACATATGTGTTCTTGAG CTTAAAGAAAGGAGCCTAGTCTGCAGTCTCATTCAACTTGAATGTTGA
- the LOC106780212 gene encoding uncharacterized protein LOC106780212 — protein sequence MCLMVIKYDIPKVYRGTVSEEITSVKDFFAEIEKRFVKSEKAEASALLQSLTSMRYQGNRNVREYIMEMSNIASKLKALKLELQEDLLEKWSLNELISYCVQEEERLKQERTESAHLTSTSND from the exons ATGTGTTTGATGGTCATTAAGTACGACATTCCAAAGGTCTATAGAGGTACTGTATCTGAAGAAATTACAAGTGTTAAAGATTTCTTTGCTGAGATTGAAAAGCGCTTTGTAAAAAGCGAAAAGGCGGAAGCAAGTGCACTTCTTCAAAGCTTGACTTCCATGAGGTATCAAGGCAATAGAAATGTGAGAGAGTACATTATGGAAATGTCAAATATTGCTTCAAAACTTAAGGCGTTGAAACTTGAGTTGCAAGAAGACTTACTT GAGAAATGGTCTCTTAATGAGCTCATTTCATATTGTGTTCAAGAAGAGGAGAGGCTGAAGCAAGAAAGGACTGAAAGTGCTCACTTAACCAGTACCTCTAATGACtaa
- the LOC106777340 gene encoding uncharacterized protein LOC106777340 — translation MSTTVPTLLSPTLAFKPAFPSTQFQPFRNQVRRKLLGFSVKSPTFPLGRILALNDKGSNGDLFTGLDEAEKEARGNSTMPERFRYLTREVPSPPVRWPWLVVVAFLIYAWRAVLFELSNWKNAALAIARFIGYLFKYAFAIVYHFIGSPITFSIRCMEDLFYTVRACYSWIIGNAPVPDLTLIIVLASIVLAIGEATVPNCINNQPYVLTVSGLIGYAAVRGYISEPLFWTLLLGVYAFSKFLKKRDDVSAAMPVAAVLAGVGEPWVRVLVIISYTALAIYQYSKMPSEGKEAGEDETSEMRLPIPLLLAAFAIGLRVAAKWAGYRHLTWMIV, via the exons ATGTCCACAACAGTCCCAACCCTCTTATCTCCCACTCTCGCTTTCAAACCCGCATTCCCTTCTACCCAATTCCAACCCTTCAGGAACCAAGTCAGACGAAAACTCCTCGGCTTTTCCGTCAAATCCCCCACCTTCCCTCTGGGGAGGATTTTAGCGCTAAACGACAAGGGCAGTAACGGCGACCTTTTTACTGGATTGGATGAAGCAGAGAAAGAGGCGCGAGGGAATAGCACCATGCCCGAACGCTTTAGGTATCTCACCAGAGAAGTTCCAAGTCCTCCTGTTCGGTGGCCATGGCTTGTGG TGGTAGcttttcttatctatgcttggAGAGCTGTTCTATTTGAACTGTCAAACTGGAAGAATGCTGCATTGGCAATTGCTCGTTTTATAGGATATCTCTTCAAATACGCATTTGCTATAGTCTACCATTTCATAGGAAGTCCAATCACGTTTTCAATTAGATGCATGGAGGATTTATTTTACACAGTTCGGGCTTGTTACTCTTGGATAATTGGCAATGCCCCTGTACCAGACCTGACCCTCATCATTGTGCTAGCATCAATTGTTTTAGCCATTGGTGAAGCTACTGTACCAAACTGCATCAACAACCAACCTTATGTTTTGACTGTATCTGGTCTTATTGGCTATGCTGCTGTTAGAGGATATATATCTGAACCTTTGTTCTGGACCCTTTTGCTCGGGGTGTATGCCTTTTCAAAATTTCTCAAGAAGAGAGATGATGTTTCAGCTGCAATGCCAGTGGCAGCCGTGCTTGCTGGGGTTGGGGAGCCTTGGGTTAGAGTTTTGGTGATTATTTCATACACAGCCTTAGCCATATATCAGTATTCCAAAATGCCTTCAGAAGGGAAAGAAGCTGGAGAAGATGAAACAAGTGAGATGAGGCTTCCAATTCCACTTCTTCTTGCAGCTTTCGCTATTGGTTTGCGAGTTGCTGCTAAGTGGGCTGGGTACAGGCACTTGACATggatgattgtatga
- the LOC106755768 gene encoding probable galacturonosyltransferase 10: MRRRSVDFRRPGRRRLQDVVWLTSCIVLLLFFIYILAKGSTKIDSTYQFSRRTFRRDRVIEGFNVTDEMLSPESVTRQINDQISLAKAFVVIAKESNNHQFAWELTSQIRISQIFLSNAATRRTPLTIKESEYAIRDMALLLFQAQQLHYDSASMIMRLKGKIQALEEQMSSASEKSSKYGQIAAEEVPKSLFCLGVRLTSKWFTNLSLQKSLKDQRQVDIKLKDNDLYHFCVFSDNILATSVVINSTSINSKNPDKIVFHLVTDEINYAAMKAWFSLNDFRRVTVEVQRFEDFSWLNASYVPVLKQLQDSEIQNYYFKGNNDDKKTPIKFRNPKYLSMLNHLRFYIPEVFPELKKVVFLDDDVVVQKDLSDLFTIDLNGNVNGAVETCMETFHRYHKYLNYTHPLIRTHFDPDACGWAFGMNVFDLVQWRKMNVTGIYHYWQEKNADRTLWKLGTLPPGLLTFYGLTEPLDPSWHVLGFGYTNVDPQLIEKGAVIHFNGNSKPWLKIGMERYKPMWEKYVDYSHPLLQQCNFH; the protein is encoded by the exons ATGAGGCGAAGGAGCGTAGATTTTCGAAGGCCAGGGAGGAGGAGGCTGCAGGATGTAGTGTGGTTGACATCGTGTATCgttttgcttcttttctttatttatattctcGCCAAAGGCTCCACCAAAATTGACTCCACTTACCAATTCTCAAGG AGAACTTTCAGGCGTGACAGGGTTATTGAAGGCTTCAATGTTACTGATGAGATGTTAAGCCCTGAGTCTGTGACCAGACAAATTAATGATCAAATCTCACTAGCAAAAGCTTTTGTTGTAATTGCCAAAGAAAGTAACAACCATCAATTTGCTTGGGAGTTAACATCTCAGATCCGCATTTCACAGATTTTTCTCTCGAATGCTGCCACGAGACGTACTCCATTAACAATCAAGGAATCAGAATATGCAATTCGTGATATGGCCTTATTGCTGTTTCAGGCCCAGCAGCTCCATTATGACAGTGCAAGCATGATCATGAGACTGAAAGGAAAAATTCAAGCTCTTGAAGAACAGATGAGTTCTGCAAGTGAGAAGAGTTCAAAATATGGACAAATAGCTGCTGAAGAAGTCCCAAAGAGCCTATTTTGCCTTGGTGTCAGGTTGACATCTAAATGGTTCACGAATCTTAGCCTGCAGAAGAGTTTAAAGGACCAAAGACAAGTGGACATTAAACTGAAGGATAATGATCTTTACCACTTCTGTGTCTTTTCTGATAACATCCTTGCTACCTCGGTTGTGATCAATTCCACTTCGATAAATTCCAAAAACCCAGATAAGATTGTTTTTCACCTTGTCAcagatgaaataaattatgCTGCAATGAAGGCATGGTTTTCTTTGAACGATTTTCGACGGGTGACAGTTGAAGTTCAAAGGTTTGAAGACTTCAGCTGGTTGAATGCCTCATACGTTCCTGTGCTTAAGCAGCTACAAGACTCAGAGATACAGAACTATTATTTCAAAGGCAACAATGATGATAAGAAAACTCCCATCAAGTTCAGGAATCCGAAATATCTATCCATGCTTAACCACCTGAGGTTCTACATCCCTGAAGTTTTCCCCGAGCTGAAGAAAGTGGTGTTCCTGGATGATGATGTTGTGGTTCAGAAGGATCTTTCTGATCTTTTTACCATTGATTTGAACGGGAATGTAAACGGAGCCGTTGAGACATGCATGGAGACATTTCATAGATACCATAAATACTTGAACTACACACACCCTCTAATAAGAACACATTTTGACCCTGATGCTTGTGGGTGGGCATTTGGGATGAATGTGTTTGATTTGGTTCAATGGAGGAAAATGAATGTGACAGGAATCTACCACTATTGGCAAGAAAAGAATGCAGACAGGACATTGTGGAAACTTGGTACCTTGCCACCTGGGTTGTTAACCTTCTATGGGCTTACCGAGCCCTTGGATCCATCATGGCATGTGCTGGGTTTTGGCTATACAAATGTTGATCCTCAGTTGATAGAAAAAGGGGCTGTTATACACTTCAATGGAAACTCCAAACCCTGGTTGAAGATTGGGATGGAAAGATACAAGCCTATGTGGGAAAAGTACGTGGATTATTCTCACCCATTATTGCAACAGTGTAATTTTCATTGA